In Verrucomicrobiota bacterium, the following are encoded in one genomic region:
- a CDS encoding addiction module protein has protein sequence MISAGSCLAKRRLHLPPEDRMRHSMPLTVEQIVEETRHWPPEKVGELVSRLAEHLHRSPPEIEIAWKAEIDRRMEEIQTGKVQGIPGEEVSARIGRILKR, from the coding sequence ATGATCAGCGCTGGCTCGTGTCTGGCCAAGAGGCGATTGCATCTGCCCCCGGAGGATCGTATGCGACATTCCATGCCGTTGACCGTGGAACAAATCGTTGAAGAAACCCGCCACTGGCCGCCGGAGAAGGTGGGCGAACTGGTGAGCCGTTTGGCCGAGCACTTGCACCGGAGCCCGCCCGAAATCGAGATCGCCTGGAAAGCCGAGATCGACAGGCGCATGGAGGAAATCCAGACCGGCAAAGTTCAGGGCATCCCCGGAGAAGAAGTCTCCGCTCGCATCGGCCGTATCCTGAAACGGTGA